In Spirobacillus cienkowskii, a genomic segment contains:
- a CDS encoding DDE-type integrase/transposase/recombinase: MAIKERIDKQHRYPWAVIETAVQFYFQNNMTFRSVSEKMLAHGVEVSHKTIYEWVQKFGDKIEKKNRKRIPNYEVEESYIKCNGSWKYMYRACDRHDATLSICMRDKKNLSSAKSFFKKSLEIN; the protein is encoded by the coding sequence ATGGCAATTAAAGAAAGAATTGACAAACAACACCGCTATCCATGGGCAGTTATTGAAACAGCTGTTCAATTTTATTTTCAAAATAATATGACTTTTCGCTCAGTATCTGAAAAAATGCTTGCACATGGTGTTGAAGTTTCTCATAAAACAATCTATGAATGGGTTCAAAAGTTTGGCGACAAAATTGAGAAAAAAAATCGTAAACGTATTCCCAACTATGAAGTAGAAGAATCATACATAAAATGCAACGGAAGCTGGAAGTACATGTATCGCGCGTGCGATCGCCATGATGCAACGTTAAGCATCTGTATGCGAGATAAAAAGAATTTAAGTTCTGCAAAATCTTTTTTTAAAAAGTCTTTAGAAATTAACTAA